The DNA region AACTTTACATAATCGTTTTGAAAAGGTTATCTCAGAAAATGAAACCGCACTGAGACAAAGAGCAATTGAAACACTACCTATAAAGGTAAATGACTTTTCACGTATCATGAACCTTTTCCCCTCTGCTGTCAAGATCACTTCGGCCAAATCTCGATTCGGAAGCTGTAACGGTAATAACTCACTTTGTTTTTCATGGCGGCTGATGGCATATCCCGATGAGGCGATAAATTATGTCGTAGTTCATGAGCTTGCGCATATCAAATACAAAGACCATTCAAAACGGTTCTATGCACTGATCGAGAGATACATGCCCGACTATAAGATAAAAAGAGCGCTGCTTAAAAACCCGTTATTGGGAGGAAAAAAAGATGACCAGATTTGAGGATTTTGACTGGAGCAAACTCCGTAAAAATTACGAACTCTGGTACCAAAATAAACTCGGAAGGCCGATCGTACCGATTGAAATTAAGAAAGAGGCCTCAGACCGTGATGAATCACCCTATCCGATGTTAAATTTTATCTCGGCAGCGGACTTTTCGGTGACGCCGAAGCAGCTGATCGATCGGCTCGATTATGAACTTTCGAAAACAGAGTATATGGGGGAAGGTTTTCCTCATATCGGGACCCAGGCGTTTGGTGCGGGCGTCACGGCAGCGTTTTTGGGCTGTGAACTCCATGCCCGAAAAGAAACTACCTGGTTTGCTCCGGCGATGGAACTCCCGATTCAAGAGCTGC from Oscillospiraceae bacterium includes:
- a CDS encoding SprT family zinc-dependent metalloprotease; this translates as MSLKIGKDNVPIVKAPFMMPDSKINTFVEKNAQWIEKQLEKQTLHNRFEKVISENETALRQRAIETLPIKVNDFSRIMNLFPSAVKITSAKSRFGSCNGNNSLCFSWRLMAYPDEAINYVVVHELAHIKYKDHSKRFYALIERYMPDYKIKRALLKNPLLGGKKDDQI